The Streptomyces sp. Je 1-332 genome has a window encoding:
- a CDS encoding DUF3533 domain-containing protein — protein sequence MSFTDELKSAVTPRAALLVIGVLALQLLFIASYVGALHDPKPKDVPFGVVAPGPAAKETADKLGKLPGDPLDPRVLKDEAAAQHQIMNRDIDGALLLDPQGTDDTLLVGSGGGSALATALEKIATEVEGAEKRTVKTVDVAPASARDFDGLSSFYLVVGWCVGGYLCASILAISAGARATNRQRALIRTGVMALYSIAGGLGGALIIGPVLGALPGSIMGLWGLGSLVVFSVGMITLALQSLTGIVGIGLAVLLVVIAGNPSAGGAFPLPMLPPFWKEIGPWLPPGAGTWVARSIAYFKGNAITGPMLVLAAWAVLGTVITLAMSALRGDRQPGRRPAMEEPETDTGAHRR from the coding sequence ATGAGTTTCACCGATGAGTTGAAGAGCGCCGTCACCCCGCGAGCAGCCCTGCTGGTCATCGGTGTACTGGCCCTGCAGCTGCTGTTCATCGCGTCCTACGTAGGGGCCCTGCACGACCCGAAGCCGAAGGACGTGCCCTTCGGGGTCGTCGCTCCGGGCCCGGCGGCCAAGGAGACGGCGGACAAGCTCGGGAAGCTCCCCGGCGACCCGCTCGACCCGCGTGTGCTCAAGGACGAGGCCGCGGCTCAGCACCAGATCATGAACCGTGACATCGACGGCGCCCTGCTCCTCGACCCCCAGGGCACCGACGACACCCTCCTGGTCGGCTCCGGCGGCGGCTCCGCCCTCGCCACCGCCCTGGAGAAGATCGCCACCGAGGTCGAAGGGGCCGAGAAGCGGACGGTCAAGACCGTGGACGTGGCCCCGGCGTCCGCCAGGGACTTCGACGGCCTCTCGTCCTTCTACCTGGTCGTCGGCTGGTGCGTCGGCGGCTACCTGTGCGCGTCGATCCTGGCGATCAGCGCGGGCGCCCGGGCCACCAACCGGCAGCGCGCCCTGATCAGGACCGGCGTCATGGCGCTCTACTCGATCGCGGGCGGCCTGGGCGGCGCGCTCATCATCGGGCCGGTCCTGGGTGCCCTGCCCGGCAGCATCATGGGCCTGTGGGGCCTCGGCTCGCTCGTCGTCTTCTCGGTCGGCATGATCACGCTCGCCCTGCAGTCGCTCACCGGCATCGTGGGCATCGGCCTCGCCGTCCTGCTCGTCGTGATCGCCGGCAACCCGAGCGCGGGCGGCGCCTTCCCGCTGCCGATGCTGCCGCCGTTCTGGAAGGAGATCGGCCCCTGGCTGCCGCCGGGCGCCGGTACCTGGGTGGCCCGCTCCATCGCGTACTTCAAGGGCAACGCGATCACCGGCCCGATGCTGGTGCTCGCCGCCTGGGCGGTCCTCGGCACCGTCATCACCCTGGCCATGTCCGCGCTGCGCGGGGACCGCCAGCCGGGCCGGCGGCCGGCGATGGAGGAACCGGAGACGGACACCGGCGCCCACCGCCGGTGA
- a CDS encoding AAA family ATPase, with protein MITTLAVENYRSLRKLIVPLDRLNVVTGANGTGKSSLYRALRLLADSARGGAVSALAREGGLPSALWAGPAKAEATSLRLGFAGDEFGYGVDFGHPIPTSGSGAAPSMFNLDPEIKRECTWAGPVLRPAALLCDRAGPAVRTRTADGGWHRTQGIRPYDSMLSELADPQLAPDLLRLRELIRSWRFYDHVRTDAEAPARAARIGTRTPVLGHDGADLAAALQTIREIGDPAALDAAVDDAFPGSRVGIVEQGGRFELQLHQRGLNRPLGAAELSDGTLRYLLWTAALLTPRPPSLLVLNEPETSLHPDLLRPLADLILTATKDTQVVLVTHAQPLAEAVAKGAARHRVDVNSIELLKESGQTTVAGRESLLDEPLWYWPKR; from the coding sequence ATGATCACCACCCTGGCCGTCGAGAACTACCGCTCCCTGCGCAAACTGATCGTCCCCCTGGACCGGTTGAACGTGGTCACGGGCGCGAACGGCACCGGCAAGTCGAGCCTGTACCGCGCTCTGCGGCTGCTCGCCGACTCCGCTCGGGGCGGCGCGGTCTCGGCCCTGGCCCGCGAGGGCGGGCTGCCCTCGGCACTGTGGGCGGGCCCCGCGAAGGCGGAGGCGACCAGCCTCCGACTCGGCTTCGCGGGCGACGAGTTCGGGTACGGGGTGGACTTCGGCCACCCGATCCCCACCTCGGGGTCCGGCGCCGCGCCCTCGATGTTCAACCTCGACCCGGAGATCAAACGCGAGTGCACCTGGGCCGGGCCCGTCCTGCGCCCCGCCGCGCTGCTCTGCGACCGCGCGGGCCCCGCCGTGCGCACCCGCACCGCCGACGGCGGCTGGCACCGCACCCAGGGCATCCGTCCGTACGACAGCATGCTGAGCGAACTGGCCGACCCGCAGCTGGCCCCCGACCTGCTCAGGCTGCGCGAGCTGATCCGCTCCTGGCGGTTCTACGACCACGTCCGCACGGACGCCGAAGCCCCCGCCCGCGCCGCCCGCATCGGCACCCGTACGCCTGTCCTCGGCCATGACGGCGCCGACCTGGCCGCCGCGCTCCAGACCATCCGCGAGATCGGCGACCCGGCGGCGCTCGACGCGGCGGTGGACGACGCCTTCCCCGGCAGCCGGGTGGGCATCGTCGAGCAGGGCGGCCGCTTCGAACTCCAGCTGCACCAGCGGGGGTTGAACCGCCCCCTCGGAGCGGCCGAGCTGTCCGACGGCACGCTGCGCTATCTGCTGTGGACCGCTGCACTGCTCACGCCCCGGCCACCGTCCCTCCTCGTCCTGAACGAACCGGAGACGAGCCTGCACCCGGACCTCCTGCGCCCGCTCGCGGACCTGATCCTCACCGCCACCAAGGACACCCAGGTCGTCCTGGTGACCCACGCCCAGCCTCTCGCCGAAGCAGTCGCCAAGGGAGCGGCCCGCCACCGCGTCGACGTCAACTCCATAGAACTGCTCAAGGAGTCGGGGCAGACGACGGTGGCGGGCCGGGAAAGCCTCCTGGACGAACCGCTGTGGTACTGGCCAAAACGATGA
- the adhE gene encoding bifunctional acetaldehyde-CoA/alcohol dehydrogenase encodes MVDGLVKGALTALGRFASYDQEQVDHIVKKASLAALGRHGDLARLAVEETGRGLFEDKAVKNLFACEHVVNSMRGLKTAGVISRDELNGITEIAEPVGVVCAMTPVTNPTSTTLFKALIALKTRNPIIFAFHPSAQRCSAEAARVVRDAAIEAGAPADCVQWIEEPSMEATGLLMNHKGVSTILATGGNAMVKSAYSCGKPALGVGAGNVPAYVARSGKLRRAVHDIVLSKAFDHGMICASEQAVILDKEVYDAGIAEFQRLGAYVVTAAEKTKLEEFVFGTTAFGADCAGAKLNAAVVGRSPQWIAEQAGFEVPEGTSVIVAECAEVGDGEPLTREKLSPVLAALKADSTEQGLELAARMVEFNGLGHSAAIHTEDEELAEEFGRRVKAVRVIVNAPSTFGGIGDVYNAFLPSLTLGCGSYGHNSVSNNVSAVNLINVKRIGRRNTNMQWFKVPPKIYFERNSLRYLGEMDGIRRVSIVTDKTMSTLGFVRRVTDILAARPEAVTVQVIDDVEPNPELATVRAGAARMRDFEPDTIIGLGGGSPMDAAKIMWLMYEHPEIEFADTKEKFFDIRKRAFKFPGLGEKAQMVAVPTTSGTGSEVTPFAVISDPEAAQKYPLADYALTPNVAIVDPVLPMKLPATVTADSGFDALTHATEAYVSVYANDYTDGLCLQAIKLIFENLERCVVNGADDPEAREKMHNASTVAGMAFANAFLGLVHAMAHTLGNTFHVSHGRTNALLLPHVIRHNGTVSAKATPWPKAEVYRAPERFQEIARMLGLAAASPEQGVESYARAVEELRAKCGLPGSFAEEGVDEAAFIEALPEQAMNAYADQCAPANPRMPMLSEMEGLMRLAYYGNGVGA; translated from the coding sequence ATGGTGGACGGACTGGTCAAGGGAGCGCTGACCGCGCTCGGCCGGTTCGCGTCGTACGACCAGGAGCAGGTCGACCACATCGTCAAGAAGGCCTCCCTCGCCGCGCTGGGCCGGCACGGGGATCTCGCGAGGCTGGCCGTGGAGGAGACGGGCCGCGGGCTCTTCGAGGACAAGGCCGTCAAGAACCTCTTCGCCTGCGAGCACGTCGTCAACTCGATGCGCGGCCTGAAGACCGCGGGCGTCATCTCCCGCGACGAGCTGAACGGCATCACCGAGATCGCCGAACCGGTCGGCGTCGTCTGCGCCATGACCCCGGTGACCAACCCGACGTCGACGACCCTCTTCAAGGCACTCATCGCCCTGAAGACCCGCAACCCGATCATCTTCGCCTTCCACCCCAGCGCCCAGCGCTGCTCCGCCGAGGCCGCCCGCGTCGTGCGCGACGCCGCGATCGAGGCCGGCGCCCCCGCCGACTGCGTGCAGTGGATCGAGGAGCCCTCGATGGAGGCGACGGGGCTGCTGATGAACCACAAGGGCGTCTCCACCATCCTCGCCACCGGCGGCAACGCCATGGTCAAGTCCGCCTACTCCTGCGGCAAGCCCGCGCTCGGCGTCGGCGCGGGCAACGTACCCGCGTATGTCGCACGCAGCGGCAAGCTGCGCCGCGCGGTGCACGACATCGTGCTCTCCAAGGCCTTCGACCACGGCATGATCTGCGCATCGGAGCAGGCCGTGATCCTCGACAAGGAGGTCTACGACGCGGGGATCGCGGAGTTCCAGCGGCTCGGCGCGTACGTCGTCACGGCGGCCGAGAAGACCAAGCTGGAGGAGTTCGTCTTCGGGACGACGGCCTTCGGCGCCGACTGCGCGGGCGCGAAGCTGAACGCGGCCGTCGTCGGCAGGTCCCCGCAGTGGATCGCCGAGCAGGCCGGATTCGAGGTCCCCGAGGGCACCTCGGTCATCGTCGCCGAGTGCGCGGAGGTCGGCGACGGTGAGCCGCTCACCCGCGAGAAGCTCTCCCCGGTCCTGGCCGCCCTGAAGGCCGACTCCACCGAGCAGGGCCTCGAACTGGCCGCCCGGATGGTCGAGTTCAACGGCCTGGGCCACAGCGCCGCCATCCACACCGAGGACGAGGAACTCGCCGAGGAGTTCGGCAGGCGGGTCAAGGCGGTGCGCGTCATCGTCAACGCGCCCTCGACCTTCGGCGGCATCGGCGACGTCTACAACGCCTTCCTGCCCTCGCTCACCCTCGGCTGCGGCTCCTACGGACACAACTCGGTGTCCAACAACGTCTCCGCGGTCAACCTGATCAACGTCAAGCGGATCGGACGGCGCAACACCAACATGCAGTGGTTCAAGGTCCCGCCGAAGATCTACTTCGAGCGCAACTCCCTGCGCTACCTGGGGGAGATGGACGGCATCAGGCGCGTCTCGATCGTGACGGACAAGACGATGTCGACGCTCGGCTTCGTGCGGCGGGTGACCGACATCCTCGCCGCGCGCCCCGAGGCCGTCACCGTCCAGGTCATCGACGACGTCGAGCCCAACCCGGAGCTCGCGACCGTCCGGGCCGGAGCCGCGCGCATGCGGGACTTCGAGCCGGACACGATCATCGGGCTCGGCGGCGGGTCGCCGATGGACGCCGCCAAGATCATGTGGCTGATGTACGAGCACCCGGAGATCGAGTTCGCCGACACCAAGGAGAAGTTCTTCGACATCCGCAAGCGGGCCTTCAAGTTCCCGGGCCTCGGCGAGAAGGCGCAGATGGTGGCCGTCCCGACCACCTCGGGCACGGGCAGCGAAGTCACCCCCTTCGCCGTCATCTCCGACCCGGAGGCCGCGCAGAAGTACCCCCTGGCCGACTACGCGCTCACCCCGAACGTCGCGATCGTCGACCCGGTCCTGCCGATGAAGCTCCCCGCGACGGTCACCGCCGACTCCGGCTTCGACGCGCTGACCCACGCCACCGAGGCGTACGTCTCGGTGTACGCGAACGACTACACCGACGGGCTCTGCCTCCAGGCGATCAAGCTCATCTTCGAGAACCTGGAGCGGTGCGTCGTGAACGGGGCCGACGATCCCGAGGCGCGCGAGAAGATGCACAACGCCTCGACCGTGGCGGGCATGGCCTTCGCCAACGCCTTCCTCGGCCTGGTGCACGCCATGGCGCACACCCTCGGCAACACCTTCCACGTCTCGCACGGCCGCACCAACGCGCTGCTCCTGCCGCACGTCATCCGGCACAACGGCACGGTGTCGGCCAAGGCGACGCCTTGGCCGAAGGCCGAGGTCTACCGGGCGCCGGAGCGGTTCCAGGAGATCGCCCGGATGCTGGGCCTGGCGGCGGCTTCCCCTGAGCAAGGGGTCGAGTCCTACGCCCGTGCCGTCGAGGAGCTGCGGGCCAAGTGCGGTCTTCCCGGCTCGTTCGCGGAGGAGGGCGTCGATGAGGCGGCCTTCATCGAAGCGCTGCCGGAGCAGGCGATGAACGCGTACGCCGATCAGTGCGCGCCGGCCAACCCCCGGATGCCGATGCTCTCCGAGATGGAGGGGTTGATGCGGCTGGCGTATTACGGGAACGGGGTAGGCGCCTGA
- a CDS encoding S1 family peptidase, whose amino-acid sequence MKHRRISKRRAAVAGAGITALIAAGITFQTANASESAPTPTPDTLSVAKAGKLASSLGKDLGLDAAGTYYDAKAKNLVVNVLDKSAVDAVESAGAKARIVENSLAELKSARTTLSDKASIPGTSWAVDPATNKVVVTADRTVKGAQLDKLGAVVKKLGSKAELQRSKGEFKPFIAGGDAIWGGGSRCSLGFNVVKDGAPHFLTAGHCTEAVTSWSEEQGGPAIGENAGSSFPENDYGIVKYSGDTAHPSEVNLYNGSTQAITKAGDATVGQKVQRSGSTTQLHDGTVTGLDATVNYGNGDIVNGLIQTDVCAEPGDSGGALFAGDTALGLTSGGSGDCSAGGETFFQPVPEALSAFGAEIG is encoded by the coding sequence TTGAAGCACCGACGCATATCCAAGCGACGTGCAGCCGTGGCAGGTGCGGGCATCACCGCACTGATCGCCGCCGGAATCACCTTCCAGACTGCGAACGCGAGTGAGAGTGCCCCGACCCCCACGCCGGACACCCTCTCGGTCGCGAAGGCCGGAAAGCTCGCCTCGTCCCTCGGCAAGGACCTCGGCCTGGACGCGGCCGGTACGTACTACGACGCCAAGGCCAAGAACCTCGTCGTGAACGTCCTCGACAAGAGTGCTGTCGACGCCGTCGAGTCGGCGGGCGCCAAGGCGAGAATCGTCGAGAACTCCCTCGCCGAGCTGAAGAGCGCCCGCACGACGCTCAGCGACAAGGCGTCCATCCCCGGCACCTCGTGGGCGGTCGACCCGGCCACCAACAAGGTCGTCGTCACGGCGGACCGCACGGTCAAGGGTGCCCAGCTCGACAAGCTCGGCGCGGTCGTGAAGAAGCTCGGCTCCAAGGCCGAACTCCAGCGCAGCAAGGGGGAGTTCAAGCCCTTCATCGCAGGTGGCGACGCCATCTGGGGTGGCGGCAGCCGCTGCTCGCTCGGCTTCAACGTGGTCAAGGACGGCGCTCCGCACTTCCTGACCGCGGGCCACTGCACCGAAGCGGTGACCAGCTGGTCCGAGGAGCAGGGCGGCCCGGCCATCGGTGAGAACGCGGGCTCCAGCTTCCCCGAGAACGACTACGGCATCGTCAAGTACAGCGGCGACACCGCGCACCCGAGCGAGGTGAACCTCTACAACGGCTCGACGCAGGCCATCACCAAGGCGGGCGACGCGACCGTCGGCCAGAAGGTGCAGCGCAGCGGCTCGACCACGCAGCTGCACGACGGCACGGTCACCGGTCTCGACGCCACCGTGAACTACGGCAACGGCGACATCGTCAACGGACTCATCCAGACCGACGTCTGCGCCGAGCCCGGCGACAGCGGCGGCGCGCTCTTCGCGGGCGACACCGCGCTCGGTCTCACCTCGGGCGGCAGCGGTGACTGCAGCGCCGGCGGGGAGACGTTCTTCCAGCCGGTTCCGGAGGCGCTGTCCGCCTTCGGTGCGGAGATCGGCTAG
- a CDS encoding slipin family protein has product MVEELVAAGVAVGSVGAVYVMAAARVVKQYERGVVLRLGKLQRAVRGPGFTMVVPFVDRLRKVNMQIVTMPVPAQDGITRDNVTVRVDAVIYFKVIDAAEAVVQVEDYRFAVSQMAQTSLRSIIGKSDLDDLLSNREQLNQGLELMIDSPAVGWGVQIDRVEIKDVSLPETMKRSMARQAEADRERRARVINADAELQASKKLAQAAHEMADEPAALQLRLLQTVVAVAAEKNSTLVLPFPVELLRFLERSTQGQPPPAGAPDQVSAGSGPPVSAGAEHPATVTETPAVALPDFGAPDSEAGERDAPGTSRTGQD; this is encoded by the coding sequence ATGGTCGAGGAGCTGGTGGCGGCGGGAGTAGCCGTCGGGTCTGTCGGAGCGGTCTATGTGATGGCTGCGGCGCGTGTCGTCAAACAGTACGAACGGGGCGTGGTGCTCCGGCTCGGGAAGCTGCAGCGTGCGGTGCGCGGGCCCGGGTTCACGATGGTCGTGCCGTTCGTGGACCGGCTCCGTAAGGTGAACATGCAGATCGTGACGATGCCGGTCCCCGCGCAGGACGGCATCACCCGGGACAACGTCACGGTGCGCGTGGACGCCGTCATCTACTTCAAGGTGATCGACGCCGCTGAGGCCGTCGTGCAGGTGGAGGACTATCGTTTCGCGGTCTCGCAGATGGCGCAGACGTCATTGCGCTCGATCATCGGCAAGAGCGATCTCGACGATCTGCTCTCCAACCGCGAGCAGCTCAACCAGGGCCTGGAGTTGATGATCGACTCCCCGGCCGTCGGCTGGGGCGTGCAGATCGACCGGGTCGAGATCAAGGACGTGTCGCTTCCGGAGACCATGAAGCGCTCGATGGCCCGGCAGGCCGAGGCCGACCGAGAGCGGCGGGCCCGCGTGATCAACGCGGACGCCGAGCTGCAGGCCTCCAAGAAGCTGGCCCAGGCGGCACATGAGATGGCGGACGAACCGGCGGCGCTCCAACTGCGCCTGCTCCAGACCGTGGTGGCCGTCGCCGCCGAGAAGAACTCCACTCTCGTACTGCCCTTCCCCGTGGAGCTCCTGCGCTTCCTGGAGCGGTCCACGCAGGGGCAGCCGCCGCCCGCGGGCGCGCCCGATCAAGTATCCGCGGGGTCCGGGCCTCCCGTATCCGCGGGGGCCGAGCATCCCGCCACCGTGACCGAAACCCCCGCCGTCGCGCTGCCGGATTTCGGTGCTCCGGATTCGGAAGCCGGTGAGCGGGACGCGCCAGGAACGTCGAGAACCGGACAGGACTAG
- a CDS encoding S1 family peptidase: protein MRIKRTTPRSGIARHTRLLAVATGLVAVGALAVPAANANDVSTFSSAQLTKASDAVLDADVAGTAWSVDKATNRLVVTADSTVSKAEIAKIKEAAGSNAGALKVERTPGKFSKLISGGDAIYASSWRCSLGFNVRSGSTYYFLTAGHCTDGAGTWWANSAKTTVLGSTHGSSFPTNDYGIVRYTNSSITKSGTVGSQDITSAGNATVGQNVTRRGSTTGTHTGRVTGLNATVNYGGGDIVYGMIKTTVCAEPGDSGGPLYAGSKALGLTSGGSGNCSSGGTTFFQPVTEALSAYGVSVY, encoded by the coding sequence GTGAGGATCAAGCGCACCACCCCCCGCAGCGGCATAGCGAGACACACACGTCTGCTGGCCGTGGCCACCGGACTCGTGGCCGTCGGCGCGCTCGCCGTCCCCGCCGCCAACGCCAACGACGTCTCCACCTTCAGCTCGGCGCAGCTCACCAAGGCGAGCGACGCGGTGCTCGACGCGGATGTCGCAGGCACCGCATGGAGTGTCGACAAGGCGACGAACCGCCTGGTCGTCACCGCCGACAGCACCGTCTCCAAGGCCGAGATCGCCAAGATCAAGGAGGCGGCGGGCAGCAATGCGGGCGCCCTCAAGGTCGAACGCACTCCCGGCAAGTTCAGCAAGCTGATCTCCGGCGGCGACGCGATCTACGCGTCCAGCTGGCGCTGCTCGCTCGGCTTCAACGTCCGCAGCGGCAGCACCTACTACTTCCTCACCGCCGGTCACTGCACCGACGGCGCGGGCACCTGGTGGGCCAACTCCGCGAAGACCACGGTGCTCGGCAGCACGCACGGCTCCAGCTTCCCGACCAACGACTACGGCATCGTCAGGTACACGAACTCCTCGATCACCAAGTCGGGCACGGTCGGCAGCCAGGACATCACCAGCGCGGGCAACGCCACCGTGGGCCAGAACGTCACCCGGCGCGGCTCGACCACCGGCACCCACACCGGCCGGGTCACCGGCCTGAACGCCACCGTCAACTACGGCGGCGGCGACATCGTCTACGGCATGATCAAGACCACGGTCTGCGCCGAACCCGGCGACAGTGGCGGCCCGCTCTACGCGGGGTCGAAGGCGCTCGGCCTCACCTCGGGCGGCAGCGGCAACTGCTCATCGGGCGGCACGACGTTCTTCCAGCCGGTCACCGAGGCGCTGAGCGCGTACGGCGTGAGCGTCTACTGA
- a CDS encoding DUF1684 domain-containing protein: MTTDAARDWKHWHERRTETVSAPYGPLSLTGTHWLADYPDGSLPDIPGRWTEAGDEIVLAAGAGDGLTLDGQPFSGDVALTADPGPVGAARVGCGDRRLVVLRREGLWAVRDFDPDSAARRAFPGIEATAYDARWAVPGRFTPYAAESTTDGVRTVRVGNADGVERGLGLGGELAFALAGKEHMLQVSVEGDGSLWAVFADASSGVSSYRFRFLRPAAPDAEGRTAVDFNRALLPPCAFADHFICPFPPPGNTLDAEIAAGERNLIGR, translated from the coding sequence ATGACGACGGACGCTGCACGGGACTGGAAGCACTGGCACGAGCGGCGGACGGAGACGGTGTCCGCTCCCTACGGCCCGCTCTCGCTCACCGGCACCCACTGGCTCGCGGACTACCCGGATGGTTCGCTTCCGGACATCCCCGGACGCTGGACCGAGGCGGGCGACGAGATCGTCCTGGCCGCCGGCGCCGGCGACGGGCTCACCCTCGACGGGCAGCCTTTCAGCGGCGATGTCGCTCTCACCGCCGACCCCGGCCCCGTCGGCGCGGCCCGTGTCGGGTGCGGCGACCGGCGCCTGGTCGTACTGCGCCGCGAAGGGCTCTGGGCGGTACGCGACTTCGACCCTGACTCCGCCGCGCGCCGCGCCTTCCCGGGCATCGAGGCCACGGCGTACGACGCGCGCTGGGCGGTGCCGGGGCGATTCACGCCGTACGCCGCGGAGAGCACCACCGACGGGGTGCGCACCGTGCGGGTCGGCAACGCGGACGGGGTGGAGCGGGGGCTCGGCCTCGGCGGTGAGCTGGCCTTCGCCCTGGCCGGAAAGGAGCACATGCTCCAGGTGTCGGTGGAGGGCGACGGCTCATTGTGGGCGGTGTTCGCCGACGCGAGCAGCGGAGTGTCCAGCTACCGCTTCCGGTTCCTGCGGCCCGCCGCGCCGGACGCCGAGGGGCGCACGGCGGTGGACTTCAACCGCGCGCTTCTTCCCCCGTGCGCCTTCGCCGACCACTTCATCTGCCCGTTCCCGCCGCCGGGCAACACCCTGGACGCCGAGATCGCCGCAGGAGAGCGGAACCTCATCGGCCGCTGA
- a CDS encoding DUF5685 family protein has product MFGIVRPCSHRLGEGLKTQWMAHLCGLCLALRGDHGQLARVVTNYDGLIISVLTEAQAARATSWRRTAGPCPLRGMRTASVARGEGARIAAAVSLVLASAKVRDHVVDGDGLLARRPLAAAARKVARSWDRAGARTGADVGFDTAVLLDAVERQVGIEGLAGPGTSLLTITEPTETATAAAFAHTAVIAGRPGNAEPLAEAGRLFGRLAHLLDAVEDKEADAASGAWNPLTATGTGLAEARRLADDALHGIRLALRDAEFTDGKLAHVLLAHELGRSVDRAFGTDVCGHTHEVTAHQGGSFGPPPPPPPGQGGPYGQQGGPYGNSNPYGGGAPGGPGGPGGPSGPGGFGPGGFGGGHGPEQQPPKPGKRGFWAGCAVAIGLCCTCKLCCADSYEGPWSRKKREGCCNNCGDSGCCSCCECCSCCDCGL; this is encoded by the coding sequence ATGTTCGGAATCGTCAGGCCCTGCAGCCATCGTCTGGGAGAAGGCCTCAAGACGCAATGGATGGCGCATCTGTGCGGGCTCTGTCTCGCCCTTCGTGGTGATCACGGACAGCTCGCCCGTGTCGTGACCAACTACGACGGCCTGATCATCTCGGTTCTGACGGAGGCTCAGGCCGCCAGGGCGACCAGCTGGAGGCGCACCGCGGGGCCCTGTCCCCTCCGCGGAATGCGCACCGCGTCCGTCGCGCGGGGTGAGGGCGCGCGGATCGCCGCCGCGGTCTCGCTGGTGCTCGCCTCGGCGAAGGTGCGCGACCACGTCGTCGACGGGGACGGCCTCTTGGCGCGCAGGCCGCTGGCCGCGGCCGCCCGGAAGGTCGCACGGAGCTGGGACCGGGCGGGCGCCCGCACCGGCGCCGACGTGGGCTTCGACACGGCGGTCCTGCTGGACGCCGTCGAACGGCAGGTCGGCATCGAGGGCTTGGCGGGCCCCGGCACCTCCCTGCTCACGATCACCGAGCCGACCGAGACCGCGACCGCGGCGGCCTTCGCGCACACCGCCGTCATCGCGGGCAGGCCGGGCAACGCCGAGCCGCTCGCCGAGGCCGGGCGGCTCTTCGGCAGGCTCGCGCATCTCCTGGATGCCGTGGAGGACAAGGAAGCTGACGCCGCGTCGGGTGCCTGGAATCCCCTGACGGCCACGGGCACCGGCCTCGCCGAGGCCAGGCGCCTCGCCGACGACGCCCTGCACGGCATACGGCTCGCGCTGCGGGACGCCGAATTCACCGACGGCAAGCTGGCGCATGTGCTGCTCGCGCATGAGCTGGGGCGCTCGGTGGACCGGGCCTTCGGGACCGACGTGTGCGGGCACACACACGAGGTGACGGCGCATCAGGGCGGCTCCTTCGGGCCGCCACCGCCACCGCCGCCGGGGCAGGGCGGGCCGTACGGACAGCAGGGTGGACCGTACGGGAACAGCAACCCGTACGGAGGCGGGGCGCCAGGTGGTCCGGGCGGTCCCGGTGGTCCCAGTGGTCCCGGTGGGTTCGGCCCCGGTGGGTTCGGGGGAGGCCACGGGCCCGAGCAGCAGCCGCCGAAGCCGGGCAAGCGGGGCTTCTGGGCGGGGTGCGCGGTCGCCATCGGCCTCTGCTGCACCTGCAAGCTGTGCTGCGCCGATTCGTACGAGGGCCCCTGGTCCCGCAAGAAGCGCGAGGGGTGCTGCAACAACTGCGGCGACAGTGGGTGTTGCTCCTGTTGTGAGTGCTGCTCCTGCTGCGACTGCGGGCTGTAG
- a CDS encoding cell division protein SepF: protein MGSVRKASAWLGLVDDNNNDERYYDGYDDDGAEGPGEAWVTDPRVRVVAEAAEEEGRRIGTVTPDSFRDARGIGELFRDGVPVIMNLTSMEPGDAKRVVDFAAGLTFGLRGSIERVATRVFLLTPADTHIVNGEATSRPTDGFFNQS, encoded by the coding sequence ATGGGATCGGTGCGCAAGGCGAGTGCCTGGCTTGGCCTCGTCGACGACAACAACAACGACGAGCGTTACTACGACGGCTACGACGACGACGGGGCCGAGGGGCCCGGCGAAGCCTGGGTGACCGACCCGCGGGTGCGGGTGGTGGCCGAGGCCGCCGAGGAGGAAGGGCGCCGGATCGGCACCGTGACCCCGGACAGTTTCCGGGACGCGCGGGGTATCGGCGAGCTCTTCCGGGACGGTGTCCCGGTCATCATGAACCTCACGTCGATGGAGCCCGGCGACGCCAAGCGCGTCGTGGACTTCGCGGCGGGCCTCACCTTCGGCCTGCGCGGCTCCATCGAGCGCGTGGCGACGCGGGTCTTCCTGCTCACCCCCGCCGACACGCACATCGTCAACGGGGAGGCCACAAGCCGTCCGACGGACGGTTTCTTCAACCAGAGCTAG